The Monodelphis domestica isolate mMonDom1 chromosome 7, mMonDom1.pri, whole genome shotgun sequence genome window below encodes:
- the LOC100031233 gene encoding IQ domain-containing protein F5-like isoform X2 — MNKSDSEVFLEEQIMALEDVAAIQIQAWWRGTLGRSPGPEQALILLTQALEDVAAIQIQAWWRGTLVRRTLLHAALRAWIIQCWWRVAYSRLLDRRRLMVLQLSTRRECAVVKLQAMVRMWRVRRRYLRAQAAVRLIQMRWRNCLTRGFMRGRYQITASGLAMEMQILIS, encoded by the coding sequence GCCTTGGAAGACGTTGCGGCCATCCAAATCCAGGCCTGGTGGCGAGGGACTCTGGGGAGGAGCCCTGGGCCTGAGCAGGCTCTCATCCTCCTCACTCAGGCCTTGGAAGACGTTGCGGCCATCCAAATCCAGGCCTGGTGGCGGGGGACGCTGGTGCGACGGACCCTGCTGCATGCGGCCCTTCGTGCATGGATCATCCAGTGCTGGTGGCGGGTAGCTTACTCACGGTTGCTCGATCGGCGTCGCCTGATGGTGCTGCAGCTCTCCACGAGGCGGGAGTGCGCCGTGGTGAAGCTTCAGGCGATGGTCCGCATGTGGCGGGTGCGACGGCGCTACCTGAGGGCTCAGGCTGCTGTTCGCCTCATCCAAATGCGTTGGCGCAATTGCCTGACCCGTGGGTTCATGCGTGGCCGTTACCAGATCACAGCCAGTGGCCTGGCAATGGAAATGCAGATCCTAATTTCCTAG
- the LOC100031233 gene encoding IQ domain-containing protein F1-like isoform X3, translated as MFKALEDVAAIQIQAWWRGTLGRSPGPEQALILLTQALEDVAAIQIQAWWRGTLVRRTLLHAALRAWIIQCWWRVAYSRLLDRRRLMVLQLSTRRECAVVKLQAMVRMWRVRRRYLRAQAAVRLIQMRWRNCLTRGFMRGRYQITASGLAMEMQILIS; from the exons ATGTTTAAG GCCTTGGAAGACGTTGCGGCCATCCAAATCCAGGCCTGGTGGCGAGGGACTCTGGGGAGGAGCCCTGGGCCTGAGCAGGCTCTCATCCTCCTCACTCAGGCCTTGGAAGACGTTGCGGCCATCCAAATCCAGGCCTGGTGGCGGGGGACGCTGGTGCGACGGACCCTGCTGCATGCGGCCCTTCGTGCATGGATCATCCAGTGCTGGTGGCGGGTAGCTTACTCACGGTTGCTCGATCGGCGTCGCCTGATGGTGCTGCAGCTCTCCACGAGGCGGGAGTGCGCCGTGGTGAAGCTTCAGGCGATGGTCCGCATGTGGCGGGTGCGACGGCGCTACCTGAGGGCTCAGGCTGCTGTTCGCCTCATCCAAATGCGTTGGCGCAATTGCCTGACCCGTGGGTTCATGCGTGGCCGTTACCAGATCACAGCCAGTGGCCTGGCAATGGAAATGCAGATCCTAATTTCCTAG